Part of the Leptolyngbyaceae cyanobacterium genome is shown below.
TATTTTGTGGGTAGTAGTATTAGCATCGCTATTGCTGAGTGGTTGCGTTCAGTACGATTTAGGCATAAACTTTGCTGGCACTAATAAAGGTGAGTTTATCCAGCATATTAAATTAGAAGAAAAGTTCACTGCGTTTAGTGCCGAAACTGCCCAAGAATGGTTAAATAGCATCGAGCAACGGGCTAAGGATTTAAGGGGTAATACTAAACGAATATCGGAACGGGAATTGACTGTTGCTATTCCTTTTAATAATGGGCAAGAGTTAGAGCAGAAATTTAATCAGTTTTTCAATCCCATTGACAAGAAAAAAGCTGAAAAGGTGAATGCTGATTATGTAGATTTACCGGAAGTAAAATCTCATCTGAATTTGCGACAAGGTAACTTTCTTCTGGCAGTTCGGAATAGTTTAATTTACGATGTGGATTTGCGATCGCTTACCACTCTCTCTTCTGATGGTAGCGTCATAGTAGATCCGAGTTCTTTATTCCAACTGGAATTCCGCTTAAACACGCCTTCGGGTGTCCGCAGCGTCACTAAAGCAGAAAACAGCATTACTCCCACCGTTGCAGATAACGGAAATCAACTAATTTGGACTCTCCAACCAGGTACGATTAACCATTTAGAAGCGGTATTCTGGTTACCCAGCCCTCTGGGAATTGGCGCAGTTGCGATCGCCTTATTCGTAGCAGCAGGTATCTTTTTGAAAGAAAAACTACCACAAAAACAAAAGCGTGCGATCGCAAGTGTTTAAGAGTCGGATAGAAACCGGGTTTCTATGTACTCCCTTTTCCCCTAACCTCTTAAAAAATCGCAAAAACTCTTGCCGGAAAGCCAGAACCATTTTTCGGTTTAGGAAAAGATACCACAACTAAACCACCTGCTTCCGGCACTTTATCCAAATTATCTAATAACTCAATTTGATAATGATTTTGTTTGAGAATATAAGTTTCTAGGGAATAATCATCTTTGCTAGTAGCGATACCAGGGTCGGTGTCTGTTGTTTCGTGACCGGAAGCAGTGATTTTGCGAGTTTCGTAGAGATACTTGAGTACCTCCATACTCCAACCAGGATAATGGGCAATACCGTTGCTATCTTTATTTTGCATTGCGGCTGGATCGGGCCAACGTTTCGACCAATCAGTTCGCATTGCTACGAATGCGCCAGCTGGAATTAAGCCGTGTTTTGCTTCCCAAGTTTTTACATCTGCCATTGCGATCGTATAATCTGGATTTTGCGCTACCTTTTGGTGAACGTCGATCGTTACTAGCGGCATAATCATTTCTTTCAAATCCAACTGATCCACCGTTCGCAGACCCTTCACGAAATGTGCTGGCGGGTCAACGTGAGTCCCCCACTGTCCGACATGGCAAAAATACTCTGCCCAAAAACCAGTACCCAGCTTACCTACACCAGGGTCGTACCAATAAATAGTTTCTCGCTTTTCGTCAGGAAAACCTTTCCAATGGGGAATACCAGGTTCAAAAGCATGGGTGAGGTCAACAAATTGTTTGCTTTTGATGACTTCGTAAATTTCCCCTAACGTTGGTTGCTGGGACTTTACCGGATGTACCATAACGAGTACGATCGTTACTAAAACTGCTATCAAAAGTCCACTTAGCAGATTTTTAACCGATTTCATCTCCATTATCTCTCAATATAGGGTTGGTGCAACACCTAGAGTTACCTTTTGTTAACGAAAGCGATATGGTTAGCGAAGCCTTCCCGTAGCGAATACGGCTACCAATCTCGCGTCGGTAAATTTTTGAAGATAATTTATCATGAATTCCCCCTTCCCCTCGCCTCGATCCCGCAAATTGCCAAAAAGGGGCCAATATCCACCACCCAAAACCTACTACCTGCTAAGCAATTCGTAACGATCGCTACAAAAATCTCAGGATTTGCAGTAATACTAAAAAATGAAATACCAACCTAGATGTGGTACTCTCAAACGGTGACTTACACGAGGAAAGGAGCAGATTGCTTGTCAATCGATAGTTAAAGCAAATATTACGCAGTGCCACTGATAGCAAGTGGAAGACTTAAAATAAAAGATTATTTTGCACTCAACGCATAGAAACTTAAGTGAGGAGTCAAGAAGTTGAAAAAAGTCGAAGCGATTATTCGCCCTTTCAAACTAGACGAAGTAAAAATCGCGTTAGTCAATGCAGGTATTGTCGGGATGACTGTTTCTGAGGTAAGAGGATTTGGACGCCAGAAAGGTCAAACCGAACGCTATCGCGGTTCCGAATATACCGTTGAGTTTCTCCAAAAACTCAAAATAGAAGTTGTCATCGAAGACGATCAACTGGATTTAGTGGTTGACAAAATCATTGCCGCCGCTCGTACTGGGGAAATCGGTGATGGTAAAATCTTTATTTCGCCCGTCGAACAAGTAATTCGGATTAGAACGGGCGAAAAGAATATGGAAGCTATTTAGGGAAAGGGAAAGGGAAAGGGAAAGGGAAAGGATGAAGTTTGAAATCTAAAATCTGAAGTAAAAATTTATCCCCCCATTTCCCTATCCTCCCATCGCCTATCAACTGTTACCCATTAACCATCCTTTCTAAATGCGGTAATAGTGCTTTAAAAGCTTGTCCGCGATGGGAAACTTCGTGCTTTAACTCTGGTGCCATTTCTGCAAAAGTTTGTTGTCGATTTGGAACGTAAAAAATCGGATCGTAACCAAATCCGCCGTTCCCGCGAGGCGCGTGAAGGATTTCTCCCCTACAAATTCCTTCTGTTTCCAAAGCAATGGAACCATCGGGACGAGCGATCGCGATCGCGCAAACAAACTCGGCTTGTCGGTTTTCTTCATTACCTAATTCTCTCAGTAGTCGCTCGATGCGATCGGTGTCAGTCTTGCCATAACGAGCAGAATAAAGACCTGGTACACCATTTAAAGCATCTACCGATAAACCGGAATCATCCGCGATCGCCCATTCGCCTGTTGCTTGTGCTACCTGGGATGCTTTCAAACAAGCATTCGCCATAAAGGTATCGCCGGTTTCATCAATTTCTAATTCTTCTGGTTTAAGAGTTAATTCAATCTCTAAACCGTCTAGGTACGCTTGCATTTCTTTTAGTTTGCCAGGATTTCCCGTCGCAACAACTAATATTTTCGGTCGCTCTTTCATGGTTGGTAGTTAAGGGATTTTTTTTACCACAGATGAACACAGATGAACACAGATGTAGGCTAAGCCTTCTGGCAGTAGGTAGATGTCAAGTAGGGTGCGTTAGCGAAGCACGCAACGCACCGTTGACTTTAAATGGAATTCGCCCAATCTTTCGCCCAGTTTAATCTTTGATAAACTTCTTCTATGGTGGCAGCTTCGCAATACAATCGCAAAACTGGTTCGGTACCGCTAAAGCGCACCATTAACCAACTGCCATCATCTAACCTAAATTTATATCCATCAATTTGATTGCAATCTACTACTGAATGTCCGGCAATTTCTGTTAATGGTTTGCTTTGCAGTTGAGATAACAGACGATCGCGAACTGCCATGTTAGCTAATGGTAGATCGATCCGATCGTAAGCCGAGTAAAAATTGGTTTTTTGTTGCAAATTTTGATAAATTTTCCCTAGATCCACTCCCGATCTGACTACTGCTTCTAATAAATAGAGGGCTGATAGTAAAGCATCTCTTTCCGGAATGTGAGTTCCGTAACCAATACCTCCCGATTCTTCACCGCCGATCAAAACTTCTCTTTCTAACATTCGATCGGCAATATATTTGTAACCTACTGCCGTTTCAAACAATGGTAAATTATAAAAAGATGCCACGCGGGGCATTAGATCGGAACCGCTGACGGTTTTGACAACTTCACCTTTGTAACCTCTTTGCTTTGCTAGATGTTCGATTAAAATCGGTATTA
Proteins encoded:
- a CDS encoding P-II family nitrogen regulator encodes the protein MKKVEAIIRPFKLDEVKIALVNAGIVGMTVSEVRGFGRQKGQTERYRGSEYTVEFLQKLKIEVVIEDDQLDLVVDKIIAAARTGEIGDGKIFISPVEQVIRIRTGEKNMEAI
- a CDS encoding cyclase family protein translates to MKSVKNLLSGLLIAVLVTIVLVMVHPVKSQQPTLGEIYEVIKSKQFVDLTHAFEPGIPHWKGFPDEKRETIYWYDPGVGKLGTGFWAEYFCHVGQWGTHVDPPAHFVKGLRTVDQLDLKEMIMPLVTIDVHQKVAQNPDYTIAMADVKTWEAKHGLIPAGAFVAMRTDWSKRWPDPAAMQNKDSNGIAHYPGWSMEVLKYLYETRKITASGHETTDTDPGIATSKDDYSLETYILKQNHYQIELLDNLDKVPEAGGLVVVSFPKPKNGSGFPARVFAIF
- the rdgB gene encoding RdgB/HAM1 family non-canonical purine NTP pyrophosphatase is translated as MKERPKILVVATGNPGKLKEMQAYLDGLEIELTLKPEELEIDETGDTFMANACLKASQVAQATGEWAIADDSGLSVDALNGVPGLYSARYGKTDTDRIERLLRELGNEENRQAEFVCAIAIARPDGSIALETEGICRGEILHAPRGNGGFGYDPIFYVPNRQQTFAEMAPELKHEVSHRGQAFKALLPHLERMVNG
- a CDS encoding DUF3153 domain-containing protein, whose product is GNIRGGSGMKSSVLTMKKNKFDVNRIIRRLVRMPILWVVVLASLLLSGCVQYDLGINFAGTNKGEFIQHIKLEEKFTAFSAETAQEWLNSIEQRAKDLRGNTKRISERELTVAIPFNNGQELEQKFNQFFNPIDKKKAEKVNADYVDLPEVKSHLNLRQGNFLLAVRNSLIYDVDLRSLTTLSSDGSVIVDPSSLFQLEFRLNTPSGVRSVTKAENSITPTVADNGNQLIWTLQPGTINHLEAVFWLPSPLGIGAVAIALFVAAGIFLKEKLPQKQKRAIASV